From a single Halodesulfovibrio marinisediminis DSM 17456 genomic region:
- a CDS encoding type III secretion system chaperone, translating into MIVEHTQDVLNSVGDIIQADLTLDDTLQAGCVIQDIHVAFSLLEEEKLLVVACYLGCVSEDDTDLFFQVLKANYMWAYTGGATLSIDESTLQLCLHRVFELPFEEIADIEEALSDILGAAEYWKKQLDSDDQSLGMADQTMHLGAHNIRI; encoded by the coding sequence ATGATCGTAGAACATACACAAGACGTATTGAATTCTGTCGGTGATATTATACAGGCAGACCTTACCCTTGATGATACTTTGCAGGCAGGTTGTGTTATTCAAGACATTCATGTCGCGTTTTCTTTACTAGAAGAAGAAAAATTGCTCGTAGTCGCTTGTTATCTTGGTTGCGTTTCTGAAGACGATACTGATCTTTTTTTTCAAGTGTTGAAGGCTAATTACATGTGGGCATATACAGGCGGGGCAACGCTGTCTATTGATGAGTCTACGTTGCAGCTCTGTTTGCATAGAGTATTCGAGTTACCTTTTGAAGAAATTGCCGACATTGAAGAGGCACTTTCAGATATTTTGGGTGCGGCGGAATATTGGAAAAAGCAACTGGATAGTGATGATCAATCCCTTGGGATGGCGGATCAAACGATGCATTTAGGTGCCCACAATATTCGAATTTAA
- a CDS encoding DMT family transporter, which produces MEILKAHGLILFATFLIAGSFIASENVTGQVHPVSLNLLRFVIASACLVPAVLLTPRYRRQIPSVFPRSFIISFFYCTYFVCLFGALLTTTVLNTGTISTLTPFITALLSAVFLKQRVGLKRTLVYLLGVLGTVWVVFKGSLDALQSLSLNSGDMLFMLGVFSMCGYTITLKLLYRQDSVAVLTCCTLLGGTIWMAIAALVFGIPLQWNLLTAGDYASMLYLAIGTTLVTSYLFQKASITLTPNNVTAYIYLSPACVAILDYVVNGNALSYSIMFGILISAVATVLLQVMSYTEQR; this is translated from the coding sequence ATGGAAATCCTTAAGGCTCATGGCCTGATTCTGTTTGCAACTTTTTTGATTGCAGGATCATTCATCGCATCTGAAAATGTGACAGGGCAGGTGCACCCCGTCTCGCTGAACCTGCTCCGCTTTGTCATAGCAAGTGCCTGTTTAGTGCCGGCAGTGTTGTTGACTCCGCGCTATCGCAGGCAAATTCCTTCGGTATTTCCACGGTCATTCATTATCAGTTTCTTTTACTGTACCTATTTTGTTTGTTTGTTCGGAGCGCTGCTGACAACAACCGTGCTGAACACGGGCACTATCTCTACACTTACTCCGTTTATTACCGCATTGCTGAGTGCAGTGTTTTTGAAACAACGGGTGGGTTTGAAGCGTACCTTGGTCTATTTGTTAGGAGTGTTAGGCACCGTATGGGTTGTTTTTAAAGGGAGCTTGGATGCGCTCCAAAGTCTTTCCCTCAACTCCGGTGACATGCTTTTCATGTTGGGTGTCTTTTCCATGTGCGGGTATACGATTACACTTAAGCTTCTGTACAGGCAGGACAGTGTCGCTGTGCTTACATGTTGTACACTGCTGGGCGGAACAATCTGGATGGCGATTGCAGCACTGGTGTTTGGTATTCCGTTGCAGTGGAATCTGCTGACTGCTGGTGATTACGCAAGCATGTTGTACCTTGCCATCGGCACAACACTTGTTACTTCGTATCTGTTTCAGAAAGCATCAATCACGCTGACTCCAAACAATGTTACTGCCTACATCTACTTGAGTCCGGCATGTGTTGCTATTCTCGATTATGTAGTGAACGGCAATGCGTTGTCGTATTCAATCATGTTCGGCATTCTGATTTCTGCTGTGGCAACTGTGCTGTTGCAGGTCATGAGTTATACTGAGCAACGGTAG
- the glpX gene encoding class II fructose-bisphosphatase: MEAAHRNLALDLVRVTEAAALASGRWLGKGQKNEGDGAAVDAMRYAFNNLYLSGQVIIGEGEKDEAPMLFNGEKLGRGKGPQVDVAVDPVEGTNLLAYGRPNAISVVGTAPAGTMYNPGPSYYMQKLVVPPAAKDVVDIDAPVKENLNNIAKALGKDVDDLVVFVLDKPRHEHLIAKIREAGARIQLHTDGDVAGALMAVDPRSEVDVMMGTGGTPEGVIAACAIKGVGGQIFARLDPQSYVEKEAILEAGIDLREIHTVNTLVRSDEVYFAATGISGGTFLRGVQYTGTGAVTHSMVIKGHSGSIRYLESIHNWDRVRPEGL; the protein is encoded by the coding sequence ATGGAAGCCGCCCACAGAAACCTTGCTTTAGACCTTGTTCGCGTTACAGAGGCAGCAGCATTGGCATCCGGCCGCTGGCTCGGCAAGGGACAGAAGAACGAGGGCGACGGTGCAGCCGTTGATGCAATGCGTTATGCCTTCAATAACTTGTACCTCAGCGGTCAGGTTATTATTGGCGAGGGTGAAAAAGATGAAGCGCCTATGCTCTTCAATGGTGAAAAACTCGGCAGAGGTAAAGGACCGCAGGTTGACGTTGCGGTGGACCCTGTTGAAGGCACCAACCTTCTTGCATACGGTCGTCCTAACGCTATTTCTGTTGTAGGTACTGCTCCAGCAGGTACCATGTACAACCCTGGTCCAAGCTACTACATGCAGAAGCTTGTTGTTCCACCAGCAGCAAAAGATGTTGTAGACATCGATGCTCCAGTTAAAGAAAACCTGAACAACATTGCGAAAGCTCTCGGCAAAGACGTTGACGACCTCGTAGTATTTGTTTTGGATAAGCCACGTCACGAACATCTTATTGCTAAGATTCGTGAAGCAGGCGCACGTATTCAGCTGCACACAGACGGTGACGTTGCAGGCGCACTGATGGCAGTTGATCCGCGCAGTGAAGTAGACGTAATGATGGGTACCGGCGGTACACCTGAAGGCGTAATCGCAGCTTGCGCAATCAAAGGTGTAGGCGGCCAGATCTTCGCTCGTCTTGACCCTCAGTCTTACGTGGAAAAAGAAGCGATCCTCGAAGCAGGTATCGACCTTCGCGAAATCCACACTGTTAATACTCTCGTTCGCAGCGACGAAGTATACTTCGCAGCAACCGGTATTTCCGGTGGCACCTTCCTTCGCGGCGTACAGTACACCGGTACCGGCGCAGTGACCCACTCCATGGTTATTAAAGGTCACAGTGGTTCTATCCGTTACCTCGAAAGCATCCACAACTGGGATCGCGTTCGCCCTGAAGGCTTATAG
- a CDS encoding OmpH family outer membrane protein: MKKLVLLCVAVCCLALVGCQQEMKGDASPKVAVVDPAKVFQDCQPGKDGMAYLEKVSAEVQQQFKDLQKEAAETKGQNPNVVSELQAEVAKIQERVSAEQQMVVSKLNDLFQKVLEQYRKENNVSLVIPIEQALSYDKSVDATDEIVAIMNKEKVTFESPALASDEEKNVESEAEKVADEAIEAEKKVEEQEGDVAKQVEEKKDEAPADKLVDTPDAKDTKKQ; encoded by the coding sequence ATGAAAAAGTTAGTATTGTTGTGTGTTGCTGTATGTTGTTTAGCTCTTGTTGGCTGTCAGCAGGAAATGAAGGGTGATGCCTCTCCAAAAGTTGCTGTAGTAGACCCTGCAAAGGTTTTTCAGGATTGTCAGCCGGGTAAAGACGGCATGGCCTATTTGGAAAAAGTAAGTGCTGAAGTTCAGCAGCAGTTTAAAGATTTGCAAAAAGAAGCTGCGGAAACAAAAGGTCAGAATCCTAATGTGGTGAGCGAGCTTCAGGCGGAAGTTGCTAAAATTCAGGAGCGTGTTTCTGCTGAGCAGCAGATGGTTGTTTCCAAGCTAAACGATTTATTCCAGAAAGTGCTTGAACAGTACCGCAAAGAAAACAATGTATCGCTTGTTATCCCTATCGAGCAGGCATTGAGCTACGATAAGTCTGTAGACGCAACTGATGAAATTGTTGCTATTATGAACAAAGAGAAAGTAACTTTTGAATCCCCTGCGTTAGCTTCAGATGAGGAAAAGAACGTAGAGTCAGAAGCAGAAAAAGTGGCTGATGAAGCTATTGAGGCGGAAAAAAAGGTTGAAGAGCAGGAAGGCGACGTTGCAAAGCAGGTAGAAGAAAAGAAAGATGAAGCGCCAGCTGATAAGCTTGTTGACACCCCTGACGCAAAAGACACAAAAAAGCAGTAA